The following are from one region of the bacterium genome:
- a CDS encoding Rrf2 family transcriptional regulator, producing the protein MKLNKGSLFALFAVLELAGNADRQLSTTDIAEKYGISTHHLAKVMRNLVHSGLVQAVRGVGGGYRFAGNVSRTTLLDVIELFEKLESELDMPNHGNPAGEPVVAELRRITEEIDDLTKAILDTITLETALKSTRRRREAAAAGK; encoded by the coding sequence ATGAAGCTGAACAAGGGATCCCTGTTCGCCCTCTTCGCGGTGCTCGAACTGGCGGGCAACGCCGACCGGCAGCTCTCCACCACCGACATCGCCGAGAAGTACGGGATCTCCACGCACCACCTCGCCAAGGTGATGCGCAACCTGGTGCACTCCGGGCTGGTCCAGGCGGTGCGCGGCGTCGGCGGGGGGTACCGGTTCGCGGGAAACGTCAGCCGGACGACGCTCCTGGACGTGATCGAGCTGTTCGAAAAGCTCGAATCCGAGCTCGACATGCCGAACCATGGGAACCCCGCGGGCGAACCGGTCGTCGCGGAGCTTCGCCGCATCACGGAAGAGATCGACGACCTCACGAAGGCGATCCTCGACACGATCACGCTGGAGACGGCGCTGAAGAGCACCCGACGGCGCAGGGAAGCCGCCGCGGCCGGGAAATAG
- a CDS encoding GNAT family N-acetyltransferase encodes MKDPILIRNAVPTDLDAIIEIDDVGPKEEKPAYWRGIFAHYGSGEKKDRIFLVAESGGDIVGYIAGEVRAWEFGSAPCGWCFALAVSPGMRGAGIAKRMFDEICRRMKAAGVTTVRTMVDRNNKVTLSFFRSRGLRSGRYIELEREIE; translated from the coding sequence ATAAAAGATCCAATTCTCATCCGGAACGCCGTGCCCACCGACCTCGACGCCATCATCGAGATCGACGACGTCGGCCCCAAGGAAGAGAAACCGGCCTACTGGCGCGGGATCTTCGCGCATTACGGGAGCGGCGAGAAGAAGGACCGGATCTTCCTGGTCGCCGAATCCGGCGGCGACATCGTCGGGTACATCGCCGGGGAAGTGCGCGCCTGGGAGTTCGGTTCGGCCCCGTGCGGCTGGTGCTTCGCGCTGGCCGTCTCCCCGGGGATGCGCGGGGCGGGGATCGCGAAGCGGATGTTCGACGAGATCTGCCGGCGGATGAAGGCGGCCGGGGTCACGACGGTGCGGACGATGGTGGACCGGAACAACAAGGTGACGCTGTCGTTCTTCCGGAGCCGGGGGCTGCGCTCGGGCCGATACATCGAACTGGAGCGGGAGATCGAATGA
- a CDS encoding amidohydrolase family protein gives MRIDFHVHMGVYSFHNPWVTEWMKETHPEGYEEYIRKYDDPGAFEELLAAEGVDYACVLAELSDSTTGLCTNEQVRDFCRGRRRLIPFCDISPNRFTDLGGELRRRVEEEGFRGVKLYPSYQHYYPNEQRMYPLYEAARDLGVPVMFHIGSSVFRGTRMKYCDPLHLDDVAVDFPDLNLVMAHAGRGFWYDRAFFLAKLHANVYLEISGLPPSRLMTYFPELDRLTEKVIFGSDWPGMPWIRRNMDAVGNLPLPAEGVERILGGNAARLLRI, from the coding sequence ATGCGGATCGATTTCCATGTCCACATGGGGGTGTACTCCTTCCACAATCCCTGGGTGACGGAGTGGATGAAGGAGACGCATCCCGAGGGATACGAGGAGTACATCCGGAAGTACGACGACCCCGGAGCCTTCGAGGAGCTGCTGGCGGCCGAGGGGGTGGATTACGCCTGCGTGCTGGCCGAGTTGAGCGATTCCACCACGGGACTCTGCACGAACGAGCAGGTGCGCGATTTCTGCCGGGGCCGGCGGCGGCTGATCCCTTTTTGCGACATCAGCCCCAACCGGTTCACCGACCTCGGGGGCGAGCTGCGGCGGCGGGTGGAGGAAGAGGGGTTCCGGGGGGTGAAGCTCTACCCCTCGTACCAGCACTACTACCCGAACGAGCAGAGGATGTACCCGCTGTACGAGGCGGCGCGGGACCTGGGGGTCCCCGTCATGTTCCACATCGGGTCGTCGGTGTTCCGCGGGACCCGGATGAAGTATTGCGACCCGCTGCATCTCGACGACGTGGCGGTCGATTTTCCGGACCTGAACCTGGTCATGGCGCACGCCGGCCGGGGATTCTGGTACGACCGGGCCTTCTTCCTCGCCAAGCTGCACGCAAACGTATACCTAGAGATTTCCGGCCTGCCGCCGTCGAGGCTGATGACGTATTTTCCGGAACTGGACCGGCTCACGGAGAAGGTGATCTTCGGCAGCGACTGGCCGGGGATGCCGTGGATCCGGCGCAACATGGACGCGGTCGGGAACTTGCCGTTGCCGGCGGAAGGGGTGGAGAGGATCCTCGGCGGAAACGCCGCCAGGCTTTTGCGTATCTGA